In one Grus americana isolate bGruAme1 chromosome 1, bGruAme1.mat, whole genome shotgun sequence genomic region, the following are encoded:
- the LOC129215943 gene encoding C-type lectin BpLec-like, producing the protein MSAGPQLPPCLLGVLLLLAVLGGATASTADPARWRPRAASCPQKWLYYRGYCYGYFIERRTWAEAEAECTRYGPRGRLASIHSLGASRVLAHYISGQRDGTNTWIGLQDEEHSRRWKWSDNSIFDYKRWAPGQPNNLWDKEDCVVLDKSSGFEFWHDYPCNSQFPFLCQHQL; encoded by the exons ATGAGTGCGGGGCCCCAGCTCCCCCCGTGCCTGCTCGGcgtcctgctcctcctggccgTCCTGGGAG GTGCCACCGCCAGCACTGCCGACCCCGCGCGATGGAGGCCGCGGGCAGCCAGCTGCCCCCAGAAATGGCTCTACTACCGGGGGTACTGCTACGGGTACTTCATCGAGAGGAGGACCTGGGCCGAGGCTGAG GCCGAGTGCACGCGGTACGGCCCCAGGGGGCGGCTGGCCTCCATCCACAGCCTGGGGGCCAGCAGGGTCCTCGCCCACTACATCTCCGGGCAGAGGGACGGCACCAACACCTGGATCGGGCTGCAGGACGAGGAGCAC AGCCGGCGGTGGAAGTGGTCGGATAACTCCATCTTCGACTACAAGCGCTgggccccggggcagcccaACAACCTGTGGGACAAGGAGGACTGCGTGGTGCTCGACAAGTCCTCGG GTTTCGAGTTCTGGCACGACTACCCCTGTAACAGCCAGTTCCCCTTCCTGTGCCAGCACCAGCTCTGA
- the LOC129201429 gene encoding rheacalcin-1-like has translation MGPAAFLGLCLLVCLALHPSLQAVQANKCPRGWLAFRGHCYGLFGQELSWRKAEAWCRATRGGCHLASLHTPEEHRALAAFIAQRQRRGEDEEENVWIGLYHRSQAWMWVDGSKKRYSAWEGDDSPRGKRCAALEESSGFLSWEDDSCSERKPFICKYAA, from the exons ATGGGACCAGCCGCTTTcctggggctctgcctgctcgTCTGCCTGGCCCTGCACCCCTCGCTGCAAG CGGTGCAGGCGAACAAGTGCCCCCGGGGCTGGCTGGCCTTCAGGGGCCACTGCTACGGGCTCTTCGGCCAGGAGCtcagctggaggaaggcagag gCCTGGTGCAGGGCCACCCGCGGGGGGTGCCACCTGGCCTCGCTGCACACCCCCGAGGAGCACCGCGCCCTCGCCGCCTTCATCGCCCAGCGCCAGCGCCGGGgggaggacgaggaggagaaCGTCTGGATCGGCCTCTACCACCGG AGCCAAGCCTGGATGTGGGTGGACGGGTCCAAGAAGCGCTACTCCGCCTGGGAGGGGGACGACTCCCCCAGGGGCAAACGCTGCGCCGCGCTGGAGGAGTCCTCGG GTTTCCTGTCCTGGGAGGACGATTCCTGCAGCGAGAGGAAACCCTTCATCTGCAAATACGCTGCCTAG
- the CPT1B gene encoding carnitine O-palmitoyltransferase 1, muscle isoform isoform X2, with translation MERLPPAAGVRLPAPGRRDPPFPGLPPAVRAPEKGAGRPPGWRRLTRPWPSSSLSPPRAWTSTSAARPSGSSTSPASPPGRSAWSAPSWMVVVMATAGSFYCQVDPSLGMIARIRHCLPESRLLSYESRTMVSAALFSTGVWLSAVVLFRQALKLLLSYHGWMFEPHGKMSRSTRIWVALMKVLSVRKPLLYSFQTSLPKLPVPSVEATITRYLESVRPLMDDEKYSRMEALAKEFKEKTAPRLQKYLILKSWWTTNYVSDWWEQYIYLRGRSPLMVNSNYYAMDFLYVTPSHIQAARAGNVVHAILLYRRKLDRGEIPPMMALGIVPMCSYQSERMFNTTRIPGKETDTLLHLVDSKHLAVYHKGRFYKVWLYYGGQLLRPRDLELQFQRILDDPSAPQPGEERLAALTAGERVPWAEARARFFSHGKNKASLDAIERAAFFLTLDEEEHGYRPGREGCMDAYAKSLLHGQCYDRWFDKSFTLVVYKNGKLGANAEHSWADAPIIGHLWEFMLATDKFQLGYTEGGHCLGEPDTLLAPPQRLQWDIPQECRAAIEGSYRLAKALADDVDFCCFQFSDFGKGLIKKCRTSPDAFIQISLQLAHFRDKGCFCLTYEASMTRLFREGRTETVRSCTAESTAFVRSMGDPRQTRAERQRLFKLAADKHQHMYRMAMTGAGIDRHLFCLYVVSRYLGVQSPFLAQVLSEPWRLSTSQTPQQQLKMFDLNKYPDHVSTGGGFGPVADDGYGVSYIIAGENLITFHVSSKFSSSETDSKRFGSNIRQAMLDVAELFDKPAEKGGK, from the exons GAGCCGGCAGACCCCCAGGATGGCGGAGGCTCACCAGGCCGTGGCCTTCCAGTTCACTGTCACCCCCGAGGGCTTGGACTTCCACCTCAGCCGCGAGGCCGTCAGGCAGCTCTACCTCGCCGGCATCTCCTCCTGGAAGAAGCGCCTGGTCCGCGCCAAG CTGGATGGTGGTCGTGATGGCCACCGCCGGCTCCTTCTACTGCCAGGTGGACCCCTCCCTGGGGATGATCGCCCGCATCCGCCACTGCCTGCCCGAGAG CCGCCTCCTGAGCTACGAGAGCCGGACGATGGTGAGCGCCGCGCTCTTCTCCACCGGCGTCTGGCTCTCTGCCGTCGTGCTGTTCCGGCAGGCGCTGAAGCTGCTCCTCTCCTACCATGGTTGGATGTTTGAGCCCCACGGCAAGATGAGCCGCAGCACCAGGATTTGGGTG GCGCTGATGAAGGTGCTGTCTGTCCGCAAGCCCCTGCTCTACAGCTTCCAGACCTCTCTCCCCAAGCTGCCCGTGCCCTCCGTGGAGGCCACCATCACCCGG TACCTGGAGTCGGTGCGCCCGCTCATGGATGACGAGAAGTACAGCAGGATGGAAGCTCTGGCCAAGGAATTCAAGGAGAAGACGGCTCCGCGGCTGCAGAAGTACCTGATCCTcaagtcctggtggacaactAATTAT GTGAGCGACTGGTGGGAGCAGTACATCTACCTGCGCGGCCGCAGCCCGCTCATGGTCAACAGCAACTACTACGCCATG GATTTTCTCTACGTGACCCCCAGCCACATCCAGGCTGCCCGGGCGGGCAACGTGGTGCACGCCATCCTGCTGTACCGCCGCAAGCTGGACCGCGGGGAGATCCCCCCC ATGATGGCGCTGGGCATCGTGCCCATGTGCTCCTACCAGTCGGAACGGATGTTCAACACCACCCGCATCCCCGGCAAGGAGACGG ACACGCTGCTGCacctggtggacagcaagcaCCTGGCCGTCTACCACAAGGGCCGCTTCTACAAGGTCTGGCTCTACTACGGGGGGCAGCTGTTGCGGCCCCGCGACCTGGAGCTGCAGTTCCAGCGCATCCTGGACGACCCCTCGGCCCCCCAGCCTGGCGAGGAGCGGCTGGCGGCACTCACCGCCGGAGAGAG GGTGCCCTGGGCCGAGGCTCGAGCCCGGTTCTTCAGCCACGGGAAGAACAAGGCGTCGCTGGACGCCATCGAGCGGGCAGCCTTCTTCCTGACGCTGGACGAGGAGGAGCACGGCTACCGCCCGGGCCGCGAGGGCTGCATGGACGCCTACGCCAAGTCCCTGCTGCACGGCCAGTGCTACGACCG ctgGTTCGACAAGTCCTTCACCCTGGTGGTCTACAAGAACGGGAAGCTGGGGGCCAACGCCGAGCACTCCTGGGCCGACGCGCCCATCATCGGGCACCTCTGGGAg TTCATGCTGGCGACAGACAAATTCCAGCTGGGCTACACGGAGGGGGGGCACTGCCTGGGCGAGCCCGACACCCTGCTcgcccccccccagcgcctCCAGTGGGACATCCCCCAGGAG TGCCGTGCCGCCATCGAGGGCTCGTACCGCCTGGCCAAGGCGCTGGCCGACGACGTGGACTTCTGCTGCTTCCAGTTCTCCGACTTCGGGAAGGGGCTGATCAAGAAGTGCCGGACCAGCCCCGACGCCTTCATCCAGATCTCCCTGCAGCTCGCCCACTTCCGC gacaagggctgcttCTGCCTCACCTACGAGGCCTCCATGACACGGCTGTTCCGCGAGGGCCGGACGGAGACAGTGAGGTCCTGCACCGCCGAGTCCACCGCCTTCGTGCGCAGCATGGGGGACCCCAGGCAGACC CGAGCCGAGCGCCAGCGGCTCTTCAAGCTGGCGGCCGACAAGCACCAGCACATGTACCGCATGGCCATGACCGGGGCCGGCATCGACCGGCACCTCTTCTGCCTCTACGTGGTGTCCCGCTACCTGGGGGTGCAGTCCCCCTTCCTGGCCCAG GTGCTGTCGGAGCCCTGGCGCCTCTCCACGAGCCAGAcgccgcagcagcagctgaagatgTTCGACCTGAACAAGTACCCCGACCACGTCTCCACCGGCGGCGGCTTCGGCCCC GTGGCGGACGACGGCTATGGCGTCTCCTACATCATCGCCGGCGAGAACCTCATCACCTTCCATGTCTCCAGCAAGTTCTCCAGCTCTGAGACG GACTCCAAGCGCTTTGGGAGCAACATCCGCCAGGCCATGCTGGACGTCGCCGAGCTCTTCGACAAGCCGGCCGAGAAGGGGGGGAAGTGA
- the ODF3B gene encoding outer dense fiber protein 3B isoform X4 has protein sequence MSADAWVGSWRPHRPRGPIAALYGSPGPKYGLPTNVGYRLHDPSRGRAPAYSFGVRTGGRQDERSPGPAYLLPPGTTAKGQDGTPAFSIYGRPRDLPPIHTPGPGCYSPERAGRLAFPSAPACSLRSRTQQGTSHQTPGPAAYRLPPMLGPRVVSKSSAPNYSILGRSHVGAFYEDLCKRAPQYSMLARNALPGDTTAKPGPGAYSPEQGRQRGLTFGIRHSDYLAPLIVDVPD, from the exons ATGTCGGCCGACGCCTGGGTGGGCAGCTGGAGGCCCCAccgcccgcggggccccatcgcgGCTCTCTACGGCAGCCCCGGGCCCAAGTATGGGCTCCCAACCAACGTCG GCTACCGTCTGCACGACCCCTCCCGCGGCCGCGCCCCCGCCTACAGCTTTGGGGTGCGCACGGGGGGGCGGCAGGACGAGCGCTCCCCGGGACCGGCGTACCTGCTGCCCCCCGGGACCACCGCCAAGGGCCAGGACGGGACCCCCGCTTTCTCCATCTACGGCCGCCCCCGCGACCTGCCGCCCATCCACACGCCCGGGCCAG gCTGCTACTCCCCGGAGCGGGCCGGCAGGTTGGCCTTCCCCTCCGCACCCGCCTGCTCCCTCCGCTCCCGCACCCAGCAGGGCACCAGCCACCAGACACCAG GCCCCGCTGCCTACCGGCTGCCCCCCATGCTGGGGCCACGCGTGGTGAGCAAGAGCTCGGCCCCCAACTACTCCATCCTGGGACGCAGCCACGTCGGCGCCTTCTACGAGGACCTGTGCAAg CGGGCGCCGCAGTACAGCATGCTGGCGCGCAACGCCCTCCCCGGGGACACCACCGCCAAGCCCGGACCTGGCGCCTACAGCCCCGAGCAG ggccggcagcgggggctgACATTCGGCATCCGGCACTCGGACTACCTGGCTCCCCTCATCGTGGACGTGCCCGACTAG
- the CPT1B gene encoding carnitine O-palmitoyltransferase 1, muscle isoform isoform X1, with the protein MAEAHQAVAFQFTVTPEGLDFHLSREAVRQLYLAGISSWKKRLVRAKNSFLTGVYPASPSSWMVVVMATAGSFYCQVDPSLGMIARIRHCLPESRLLSYESRTMVSAALFSTGVWLSAVVLFRQALKLLLSYHGWMFEPHGKMSRSTRIWVALMKVLSVRKPLLYSFQTSLPKLPVPSVEATITRYLESVRPLMDDEKYSRMEALAKEFKEKTAPRLQKYLILKSWWTTNYVSDWWEQYIYLRGRSPLMVNSNYYAMDFLYVTPSHIQAARAGNVVHAILLYRRKLDRGEIPPMMALGIVPMCSYQSERMFNTTRIPGKETDTLLHLVDSKHLAVYHKGRFYKVWLYYGGQLLRPRDLELQFQRILDDPSAPQPGEERLAALTAGERVPWAEARARFFSHGKNKASLDAIERAAFFLTLDEEEHGYRPGREGCMDAYAKSLLHGQCYDRWFDKSFTLVVYKNGKLGANAEHSWADAPIIGHLWEFMLATDKFQLGYTEGGHCLGEPDTLLAPPQRLQWDIPQECRAAIEGSYRLAKALADDVDFCCFQFSDFGKGLIKKCRTSPDAFIQISLQLAHFRDKGCFCLTYEASMTRLFREGRTETVRSCTAESTAFVRSMGDPRQTRAERQRLFKLAADKHQHMYRMAMTGAGIDRHLFCLYVVSRYLGVQSPFLAQVLSEPWRLSTSQTPQQQLKMFDLNKYPDHVSTGGGFGPVADDGYGVSYIIAGENLITFHVSSKFSSSETDSKRFGSNIRQAMLDVAELFDKPAEKGGK; encoded by the exons ATGGCGGAGGCTCACCAGGCCGTGGCCTTCCAGTTCACTGTCACCCCCGAGGGCTTGGACTTCCACCTCAGCCGCGAGGCCGTCAGGCAGCTCTACCTCGCCGGCATCTCCTCCTGGAAGAAGCGCCTGGTCCGCGCCAAG AACAGCTTCCTGACCGGCGTCTACCCCGCCTCCCCCTCCAGCTGGATGGTGGTCGTGATGGCCACCGCCGGCTCCTTCTACTGCCAGGTGGACCCCTCCCTGGGGATGATCGCCCGCATCCGCCACTGCCTGCCCGAGAG CCGCCTCCTGAGCTACGAGAGCCGGACGATGGTGAGCGCCGCGCTCTTCTCCACCGGCGTCTGGCTCTCTGCCGTCGTGCTGTTCCGGCAGGCGCTGAAGCTGCTCCTCTCCTACCATGGTTGGATGTTTGAGCCCCACGGCAAGATGAGCCGCAGCACCAGGATTTGGGTG GCGCTGATGAAGGTGCTGTCTGTCCGCAAGCCCCTGCTCTACAGCTTCCAGACCTCTCTCCCCAAGCTGCCCGTGCCCTCCGTGGAGGCCACCATCACCCGG TACCTGGAGTCGGTGCGCCCGCTCATGGATGACGAGAAGTACAGCAGGATGGAAGCTCTGGCCAAGGAATTCAAGGAGAAGACGGCTCCGCGGCTGCAGAAGTACCTGATCCTcaagtcctggtggacaactAATTAT GTGAGCGACTGGTGGGAGCAGTACATCTACCTGCGCGGCCGCAGCCCGCTCATGGTCAACAGCAACTACTACGCCATG GATTTTCTCTACGTGACCCCCAGCCACATCCAGGCTGCCCGGGCGGGCAACGTGGTGCACGCCATCCTGCTGTACCGCCGCAAGCTGGACCGCGGGGAGATCCCCCCC ATGATGGCGCTGGGCATCGTGCCCATGTGCTCCTACCAGTCGGAACGGATGTTCAACACCACCCGCATCCCCGGCAAGGAGACGG ACACGCTGCTGCacctggtggacagcaagcaCCTGGCCGTCTACCACAAGGGCCGCTTCTACAAGGTCTGGCTCTACTACGGGGGGCAGCTGTTGCGGCCCCGCGACCTGGAGCTGCAGTTCCAGCGCATCCTGGACGACCCCTCGGCCCCCCAGCCTGGCGAGGAGCGGCTGGCGGCACTCACCGCCGGAGAGAG GGTGCCCTGGGCCGAGGCTCGAGCCCGGTTCTTCAGCCACGGGAAGAACAAGGCGTCGCTGGACGCCATCGAGCGGGCAGCCTTCTTCCTGACGCTGGACGAGGAGGAGCACGGCTACCGCCCGGGCCGCGAGGGCTGCATGGACGCCTACGCCAAGTCCCTGCTGCACGGCCAGTGCTACGACCG ctgGTTCGACAAGTCCTTCACCCTGGTGGTCTACAAGAACGGGAAGCTGGGGGCCAACGCCGAGCACTCCTGGGCCGACGCGCCCATCATCGGGCACCTCTGGGAg TTCATGCTGGCGACAGACAAATTCCAGCTGGGCTACACGGAGGGGGGGCACTGCCTGGGCGAGCCCGACACCCTGCTcgcccccccccagcgcctCCAGTGGGACATCCCCCAGGAG TGCCGTGCCGCCATCGAGGGCTCGTACCGCCTGGCCAAGGCGCTGGCCGACGACGTGGACTTCTGCTGCTTCCAGTTCTCCGACTTCGGGAAGGGGCTGATCAAGAAGTGCCGGACCAGCCCCGACGCCTTCATCCAGATCTCCCTGCAGCTCGCCCACTTCCGC gacaagggctgcttCTGCCTCACCTACGAGGCCTCCATGACACGGCTGTTCCGCGAGGGCCGGACGGAGACAGTGAGGTCCTGCACCGCCGAGTCCACCGCCTTCGTGCGCAGCATGGGGGACCCCAGGCAGACC CGAGCCGAGCGCCAGCGGCTCTTCAAGCTGGCGGCCGACAAGCACCAGCACATGTACCGCATGGCCATGACCGGGGCCGGCATCGACCGGCACCTCTTCTGCCTCTACGTGGTGTCCCGCTACCTGGGGGTGCAGTCCCCCTTCCTGGCCCAG GTGCTGTCGGAGCCCTGGCGCCTCTCCACGAGCCAGAcgccgcagcagcagctgaagatgTTCGACCTGAACAAGTACCCCGACCACGTCTCCACCGGCGGCGGCTTCGGCCCC GTGGCGGACGACGGCTATGGCGTCTCCTACATCATCGCCGGCGAGAACCTCATCACCTTCCATGTCTCCAGCAAGTTCTCCAGCTCTGAGACG GACTCCAAGCGCTTTGGGAGCAACATCCGCCAGGCCATGCTGGACGTCGCCGAGCTCTTCGACAAGCCGGCCGAGAAGGGGGGGAAGTGA
- the ODF3B gene encoding outer dense fiber protein 3B isoform X2 has product MSADAWVGSWRPHRPRGPIAALYGSPGPKYGLPTNVGYRLHDPSRGRAPAYSFGVRTGGRQDERSPGPAYLLPPGTTAKGQDGTPAFSIYGRPRDLPPIHTPGPGCYSPERAGRLAFPSAPACSLRSRTQQGTSHQTPGPAAYRLPPMLGPRVVSKSSAPNYSILGRSHVGAFYEDLCKTPGPCSYRVVNPDVYKQRAPQYSMLARNALPGDTTAKPGPGAYSPEQGRQRGLTFGIRHSDYLAPLIVDVPD; this is encoded by the exons ATGTCGGCCGACGCCTGGGTGGGCAGCTGGAGGCCCCAccgcccgcggggccccatcgcgGCTCTCTACGGCAGCCCCGGGCCCAAGTATGGGCTCCCAACCAACGTCG GCTACCGTCTGCACGACCCCTCCCGCGGCCGCGCCCCCGCCTACAGCTTTGGGGTGCGCACGGGGGGGCGGCAGGACGAGCGCTCCCCGGGACCGGCGTACCTGCTGCCCCCCGGGACCACCGCCAAGGGCCAGGACGGGACCCCCGCTTTCTCCATCTACGGCCGCCCCCGCGACCTGCCGCCCATCCACACGCCCGGGCCAG gCTGCTACTCCCCGGAGCGGGCCGGCAGGTTGGCCTTCCCCTCCGCACCCGCCTGCTCCCTCCGCTCCCGCACCCAGCAGGGCACCAGCCACCAGACACCAG GCCCCGCTGCCTACCGGCTGCCCCCCATGCTGGGGCCACGCGTGGTGAGCAAGAGCTCGGCCCCCAACTACTCCATCCTGGGACGCAGCCACGTCGGCGCCTTCTACGAGGACCTGTGCAAg ACGCCGGGGCCCTGCAGCTACCGCGTGGTGAACCCCGACGTCTACAAGCAGCGGGCGCCGCAGTACAGCATGCTGGCGCGCAACGCCCTCCCCGGGGACACCACCGCCAAGCCCGGACCTGGCGCCTACAGCCCCGAGCAG ggccggcagcgggggctgACATTCGGCATCCGGCACTCGGACTACCTGGCTCCCCTCATCGTGGACGTGCCCGACTAG
- the ODF3B gene encoding outer dense fiber protein 3B isoform X1, with translation MSADAWVGSWRPHRPRGPIAALYGSPGPKYGLPTNVGYRLHDPSRGRAPAYSFGVRTGGRQDERSPGPAYLLPPGTTAKGQDGTPAFSIYGRPRDLPPIHTPGPGCYSPERAGRLAFPSAPACSLRSRTQQGTSHQTPGPAAYRLPPMLGPRVVSKSSAPNYSILGRSHVGAFYEDLCKTPGPCSYRVVNPDVYKQRAPQYSMLARNALPGDTTAKPGPGAYSPEQQGRQRGLTFGIRHSDYLAPLIVDVPD, from the exons ATGTCGGCCGACGCCTGGGTGGGCAGCTGGAGGCCCCAccgcccgcggggccccatcgcgGCTCTCTACGGCAGCCCCGGGCCCAAGTATGGGCTCCCAACCAACGTCG GCTACCGTCTGCACGACCCCTCCCGCGGCCGCGCCCCCGCCTACAGCTTTGGGGTGCGCACGGGGGGGCGGCAGGACGAGCGCTCCCCGGGACCGGCGTACCTGCTGCCCCCCGGGACCACCGCCAAGGGCCAGGACGGGACCCCCGCTTTCTCCATCTACGGCCGCCCCCGCGACCTGCCGCCCATCCACACGCCCGGGCCAG gCTGCTACTCCCCGGAGCGGGCCGGCAGGTTGGCCTTCCCCTCCGCACCCGCCTGCTCCCTCCGCTCCCGCACCCAGCAGGGCACCAGCCACCAGACACCAG GCCCCGCTGCCTACCGGCTGCCCCCCATGCTGGGGCCACGCGTGGTGAGCAAGAGCTCGGCCCCCAACTACTCCATCCTGGGACGCAGCCACGTCGGCGCCTTCTACGAGGACCTGTGCAAg ACGCCGGGGCCCTGCAGCTACCGCGTGGTGAACCCCGACGTCTACAAGCAGCGGGCGCCGCAGTACAGCATGCTGGCGCGCAACGCCCTCCCCGGGGACACCACCGCCAAGCCCGGACCTGGCGCCTACAGCCCCGAGCAG CAgggccggcagcgggggctgACATTCGGCATCCGGCACTCGGACTACCTGGCTCCCCTCATCGTGGACGTGCCCGACTAG
- the ODF3B gene encoding outer dense fiber protein 3B isoform X3 — translation MSADAWVGSWRPHRPRGPIAALYGSPGPKYGLPTNVGYRLHDPSRGRAPAYSFGVRTGGRQDERSPGPAYLLPPGTTAKGQDGTPAFSIYGRPRDLPPIHTPGPGCYSPERAGRLAFPSAPACSLRSRTQQGTSHQTPGPAAYRLPPMLGPRVVSKSSAPNYSILGRSHVGAFYEDLCKRAPQYSMLARNALPGDTTAKPGPGAYSPEQQGRQRGLTFGIRHSDYLAPLIVDVPD, via the exons ATGTCGGCCGACGCCTGGGTGGGCAGCTGGAGGCCCCAccgcccgcggggccccatcgcgGCTCTCTACGGCAGCCCCGGGCCCAAGTATGGGCTCCCAACCAACGTCG GCTACCGTCTGCACGACCCCTCCCGCGGCCGCGCCCCCGCCTACAGCTTTGGGGTGCGCACGGGGGGGCGGCAGGACGAGCGCTCCCCGGGACCGGCGTACCTGCTGCCCCCCGGGACCACCGCCAAGGGCCAGGACGGGACCCCCGCTTTCTCCATCTACGGCCGCCCCCGCGACCTGCCGCCCATCCACACGCCCGGGCCAG gCTGCTACTCCCCGGAGCGGGCCGGCAGGTTGGCCTTCCCCTCCGCACCCGCCTGCTCCCTCCGCTCCCGCACCCAGCAGGGCACCAGCCACCAGACACCAG GCCCCGCTGCCTACCGGCTGCCCCCCATGCTGGGGCCACGCGTGGTGAGCAAGAGCTCGGCCCCCAACTACTCCATCCTGGGACGCAGCCACGTCGGCGCCTTCTACGAGGACCTGTGCAAg CGGGCGCCGCAGTACAGCATGCTGGCGCGCAACGCCCTCCCCGGGGACACCACCGCCAAGCCCGGACCTGGCGCCTACAGCCCCGAGCAG CAgggccggcagcgggggctgACATTCGGCATCCGGCACTCGGACTACCTGGCTCCCCTCATCGTGGACGTGCCCGACTAG
- the LOC129214986 gene encoding struthiocalcin-2-like produces the protein MDAVPEHTCVVQGHTDAVQEHTDAVREHTCVVQGHTDAVQEHTDAVPEHTCVVREHTCVVQGHTDAVQEHTDAVPEHTCVVREHTCVVQEHTDAVREHTCVVQEHTCVVQGPVSHAAHPPAPWPAAPCACGVPGQEPAACAWGWVPFEEGCYGFFPRELSWRRAEAFCQRFGAGTHLASVHSVEEHRAIATLLSSSRSSEDSEEEDVDDGIWIGLHRPLGSRRWQWSDSSEVDYGSWHRQPSSRRRACAALQDAADFMTWLSDACADRKPFVCKSSA, from the exons ATGGATGCTGTGCCGGAGCACACGTGTGTTGTGCAGGGGCACACGGATGCTGTGCAGGAGCACACGGATGCTGTGCGGGAGCACACGTGTGTTGTGCAGGGGCACACGGATGCTGTGCAGGAGCACACGGATGCTGTGCCGGAGCACACGTGTGTTGTGCGGGAGCACACGTGTGTTGTGCAGGGGCACACGGATGCTGTGCAGGAGCACACGGATGCTGTGCCGGAGCACACGTGTGTTGTGCGGGAGCACACGTGTGTTGTGCAGGAGCACACGGATGCTGTGCGGGAGCACACGTGTGTTGTGCAGGAGCACACGTGTGTTGTGCAGGGGCCCGTCTCACATGCAGCACACCCGCCTGCGCCCTGGCCGGCTGCACCCTGTGCCTGTGGCGTTCCGG GGCAGGAGCCGGCTGCCTGCGCCTGGGGCTGGGTGCCCTTCGAGGAAGGGTGCTACGGCTTCTTCCCCCGGGAGCTGAGCTGGAGAAGGGCGGAG GCCTTTTGCCAGCGCTTCGGCGCGGGCACCCACCTGGCCTCGGTGCACAGCGTGGAGGAGCACCGGGCCATCGCCAcgctgctctcctcctcccgcTCCAGCGAGGACAGCGAGGAGGAGGACGTGGATGACGGCATCTGGATCGGCCTCCACCGTCCCCTGGGG AGCCGCCGCTGGCAGTGGTCGGACAGCTCGGAGGTGGACTACGGCTCCTGGCACCGGCAGCCCAGCTCCAGGAGGAGAGCCTGCGCCGCGCTGCAGGATGCTGCCG ATTTCATGACGTGGCTCAGCGACGCCTGCGCCGACAGAAAACCCTTCGTCTGCAAGTCCAGCGCCTAG
- the ODF3B gene encoding outer dense fiber protein 3B isoform X5, whose translation MSADAWVGSWRPHRPRGPIAALYGSPGPKYGLPTNVGCYSPERAGRLAFPSAPACSLRSRTQQGTSHQTPGPAAYRLPPMLGPRVVSKSSAPNYSILGRSHVGAFYEDLCKTPGPCSYRVVNPDVYKQRAPQYSMLARNALPGDTTAKPGPGAYSPEQQGRQRGLTFGIRHSDYLAPLIVDVPD comes from the exons ATGTCGGCCGACGCCTGGGTGGGCAGCTGGAGGCCCCAccgcccgcggggccccatcgcgGCTCTCTACGGCAGCCCCGGGCCCAAGTATGGGCTCCCAACCAACGTCG gCTGCTACTCCCCGGAGCGGGCCGGCAGGTTGGCCTTCCCCTCCGCACCCGCCTGCTCCCTCCGCTCCCGCACCCAGCAGGGCACCAGCCACCAGACACCAG GCCCCGCTGCCTACCGGCTGCCCCCCATGCTGGGGCCACGCGTGGTGAGCAAGAGCTCGGCCCCCAACTACTCCATCCTGGGACGCAGCCACGTCGGCGCCTTCTACGAGGACCTGTGCAAg ACGCCGGGGCCCTGCAGCTACCGCGTGGTGAACCCCGACGTCTACAAGCAGCGGGCGCCGCAGTACAGCATGCTGGCGCGCAACGCCCTCCCCGGGGACACCACCGCCAAGCCCGGACCTGGCGCCTACAGCCCCGAGCAG CAgggccggcagcgggggctgACATTCGGCATCCGGCACTCGGACTACCTGGCTCCCCTCATCGTGGACGTGCCCGACTAG